In a single window of the Cupriavidus basilensis genome:
- a CDS encoding DNA-3-methyladenine glycosylase 2 family protein, translating into MKLDPDTCYKAVASHDRRFDGRFFVGVSSTGVYCRPICAVRTPKRENCTFYDSAAAAEKQGFRPCLRCRPELAPGHGLADLSGRLAQAAATLIDDGFMVDAGVAGLAARIGITERHLRRLFDAQFGVSVLEYAQTQRLLLAKRLLTDTGLTVTDVAHAAGFGSVRRFNDVLKTRYGLTPMAMRKRAADNVADELVFELGYRPPMAWAAFLQFLGVRAVDGIEQLGDGTYARTLAIDSGGRMHVGWLRLEHVARRHVIKVTLSGSLAHVIPQALGRVRRLCDLGCRPDVVDQHLGPLAAEAPGMRLPGAVDGFEIAVRAVVGQVISVKHARTLLARLAERYGLPLAQPTPVLRVTFPGAAALAGVSPEALREIGIPLGKGRAIHAIAARVAAGALKLEPNAAPEDTMARLREVEGVGDWTAQYVAMRALGWPDAFPGTDYVLRKVLGIATVRGMNQHVAQWAPWRAYAAIHLWRRYEEHKLGKSDKSERDDKTRDTTRDTTRDTTRNTP; encoded by the coding sequence ATGAAACTCGATCCGGATACCTGCTACAAGGCCGTGGCTTCGCACGACCGCCGCTTCGACGGGCGCTTCTTTGTGGGCGTGTCGTCCACTGGCGTCTACTGCCGGCCGATCTGTGCGGTGCGCACGCCCAAGCGCGAGAACTGCACCTTCTACGACAGCGCCGCCGCGGCCGAGAAGCAGGGCTTCCGGCCCTGCCTGCGGTGCCGGCCCGAGCTGGCGCCGGGCCATGGGCTGGCCGACTTGTCGGGGCGCCTGGCCCAGGCCGCAGCCACGCTGATTGACGACGGCTTCATGGTGGATGCCGGCGTGGCCGGGCTGGCCGCGCGCATCGGCATTACCGAGCGCCACCTGCGCCGGCTGTTCGATGCGCAGTTCGGCGTCTCGGTGCTGGAGTATGCGCAGACGCAGAGGTTGCTGCTGGCCAAGCGTTTGCTGACCGATACGGGGCTGACCGTGACCGACGTGGCGCACGCCGCTGGCTTTGGCAGCGTGCGGCGCTTCAACGATGTGCTCAAGACGCGCTACGGGCTGACGCCCATGGCCATGCGCAAGCGCGCCGCCGACAACGTGGCCGATGAGCTGGTGTTCGAGCTGGGCTACCGCCCGCCGATGGCGTGGGCCGCGTTCCTGCAATTCCTGGGCGTGCGCGCGGTGGATGGCATCGAGCAGCTTGGCGATGGCACCTACGCGCGCACGCTGGCGATCGACAGCGGTGGCCGCATGCATGTGGGCTGGCTGCGGCTGGAGCATGTCGCGCGCCGCCATGTGATCAAGGTGACGTTATCCGGTTCGCTGGCGCACGTGATACCGCAGGCGCTGGGCCGCGTGCGGCGCTTGTGCGACCTGGGCTGCCGGCCCGATGTGGTGGATCAGCATCTGGGCCCGCTGGCTGCCGAGGCGCCCGGCATGCGCTTGCCGGGCGCGGTGGATGGCTTCGAGATCGCCGTGCGCGCGGTGGTGGGCCAGGTGATCTCGGTGAAGCACGCGCGCACGCTGCTGGCGCGGTTGGCCGAGCGCTACGGTTTGCCGCTGGCGCAGCCCACGCCGGTGCTGCGCGTGACGTTTCCCGGCGCGGCTGCGCTGGCTGGCGTGTCGCCCGAGGCCTTGCGTGAGATCGGCATCCCGCTGGGCAAGGGCCGGGCCATTCATGCCATTGCGGCCCGCGTGGCGGCGGGCGCGCTCAAGCTGGAGCCCAATGCCGCGCCGGAAGACACCATGGCGCGCCTGCGCGAGGTGGAAGGCGTGGGCGACTGGACCGCGCAATACGTGGCCATGCGCGCGCTGGGCTGGCCGGATGCTTTTCCGGGCACTGACTATGTCTTGCGCAAGGTGCTTGGCATCGCTACCGTGCGAGGCATGAACCAGCACGTCGCGCAGTGGGCGCCGTGGCGCGCCTACGCCGCCATCCACCTGTGGCGGCGCTACGAGGAACACAAGTTGGGCAAGTCGGACAAGTCGGAACGAGACGACAAGACAAGGGACACAACAAGAGACACTACAAGAGACACTACAAGGAACACACCATGA
- a CDS encoding methylated-DNA--[protein]-cysteine S-methyltransferase — MIAYRIVASPLGEVLLRVDGARLSGLFFSGQKYYPAAATPDTSVPAAAKPVFEQAADELADYFAERLQVFTVPMVLGGSPFQRAVWQALCEIPFGETTSYGELGAGLGLAPTHARAIGGAVGRNPLSVIVPCHRVLGASGDLTGYAGGTDRKRALLRLEGTAAAMALPILRQSALAF, encoded by the coding sequence ATGATTGCCTACCGCATCGTCGCCAGCCCGTTGGGCGAAGTGCTGCTGCGCGTCGACGGCGCGCGCTTGAGCGGGCTGTTCTTCTCCGGGCAGAAGTATTACCCGGCAGCGGCCACGCCGGACACCAGCGTGCCTGCCGCCGCGAAGCCCGTCTTCGAGCAGGCCGCCGATGAGCTGGCCGATTACTTCGCCGAGCGCCTGCAGGTCTTCACGGTTCCCATGGTGCTGGGCGGCAGCCCGTTCCAGCGCGCGGTCTGGCAGGCACTGTGCGAGATCCCGTTCGGCGAGACCACGTCATATGGCGAACTGGGCGCCGGGCTGGGCCTCGCCCCCACCCATGCGCGCGCGATCGGCGGGGCGGTGGGGCGCAACCCTTTGTCGGTGATCGTGCCTTGCCATCGTGTGCTGGGCGCCAGCGGCGACCTCACCGGCTATGCCGGTGGCACCGACCGCAAGCGCGCGCTGCTCCGGCTCGAAGGCACGGCCGCAGCCATGGCACTGCCCATCCTGCGCCAGTCGGCGTTGGCATTTTGA
- the thpR gene encoding RNA 2',3'-cyclic phosphodiesterase, protein MARLFVAIEVPPALAAALLARVPRVAGIRAAAPHQVHLTLHFLGEQDDATAACIEQALGGVCGAAFALTVKAAGYFRGRRASVLWAGVAPNAALDSLHARMAQALAGCEGTTLPDAGLRQRAGFHPHITLARCGPAVADTALQAWRDAQAGLVCEPFPVARFILYQSHLRAGGAQHVCRRAYGLDPAPG, encoded by the coding sequence ATGGCACGTTTGTTCGTGGCGATTGAGGTTCCGCCAGCACTGGCGGCCGCGTTGCTGGCGCGCGTGCCGCGCGTGGCGGGCATCCGGGCGGCGGCGCCGCATCAGGTCCATCTCACGCTGCACTTCCTCGGCGAGCAGGACGACGCCACCGCGGCATGCATTGAGCAGGCGCTTGGGGGCGTCTGCGGCGCGGCCTTTGCGCTCACGGTGAAAGCGGCCGGCTATTTTCGCGGGCGGCGGGCGAGCGTGCTGTGGGCGGGCGTGGCGCCCAATGCAGCGCTGGACAGCCTGCATGCGCGCATGGCGCAGGCGCTTGCCGGATGCGAGGGCACAACGTTACCCGATGCTGGCTTGCGGCAGCGTGCGGGCTTCCATCCCCACATCACGCTGGCGCGCTGCGGGCCTGCCGTGGCGGATACCGCACTGCAGGCATGGCGCGACGCACAGGCCGGGCTGGTGTGCGAGCCGTTCCCCGTGGCGCGCTTCATCCTGTATCAAAGCCATCTGCGCGCGGGCGGCGCGCAGCATGTATGCCGGCGTGCGTATGGGCTGGATCCGGCGCCAGGCTGA
- a CDS encoding LysE family translocator, protein MHPLTELLAVATITVLAVISPGPDFAMVMRNSFVHGRKAGLLCALGIALGVQVHVFYTMFGVALLMEHAHKLLTVVKLLGAAYLIWIGIQTLRKRAPDPNAPLLGADAGTPALTALGALKMGFLTNALNPKTTLFVVSTYTQVVNAQTPLAVQFGYGLFMSLAHLAWFGLIACCFSTPALRAAMLRRQRWLDRVIGSVLLALGVALGLGNLA, encoded by the coding sequence ATGCACCCTCTCACCGAACTGCTGGCCGTCGCCACCATCACCGTGCTGGCCGTGATCAGCCCGGGCCCCGACTTCGCCATGGTGATGCGCAACAGCTTCGTGCATGGCCGCAAGGCCGGGCTGCTGTGCGCGCTCGGCATCGCCCTTGGCGTCCAGGTGCACGTTTTCTATACGATGTTTGGCGTGGCGTTGTTGATGGAGCACGCGCACAAGCTGTTGACGGTGGTGAAGCTGCTCGGCGCCGCCTACCTGATCTGGATCGGCATCCAGACCTTGCGCAAGCGCGCGCCGGACCCGAATGCGCCGCTGCTCGGTGCGGATGCGGGCACGCCAGCGCTGACAGCGCTCGGCGCGCTCAAGATGGGCTTTCTCACCAATGCGCTCAATCCCAAGACCACGTTGTTCGTGGTCAGCACCTATACGCAGGTGGTGAATGCGCAAACCCCGCTGGCCGTGCAGTTCGGCTATGGCCTGTTCATGTCGCTGGCACACCTGGCCTGGTTCGGCCTGATTGCGTGCTGCTTTTCCACGCCCGCGCTGCGCGCCGCCATGCTGCGGCGCCAGCGCTGGCTGGATCGGGTGATTGGTTCGGTGTTGCTGGCGCTGGGGGTGGCGCTTGGCCTGGGCAACCTGGCATGA
- a CDS encoding LysR substrate-binding domain-containing protein, translating to MHWLGGIRFFEAAARHQSFMRAADELHLTHGAVSRQIRQLEEALGVALFERRNRAVFLTEAGHILHAAATQSLEVLGAAAQRIRAHGQPRALVLSCEPTIAMRWLIPRLPRFTEAHPEVTLHLMAAGGPVDFARSGVDLALRRNDFHVGPELHAHEVAEEWVGVVCRAGASAGASSHRLHTRSRPDAWQRWAKAAGGAQRFGADAWYEHFYLTIQAAAAGLGCAIASRLMVADELADGRIAAPRGFVRDGSCYQLLSPVAFEHDARRRAVRDWLCQEAQASLGADPAQVAASPHTARAAKGAAKRGGRKDGK from the coding sequence ATGCACTGGCTGGGCGGGATCCGTTTCTTCGAGGCCGCGGCGCGGCACCAGAGCTTCATGCGGGCTGCGGACGAACTGCACCTGACCCACGGCGCGGTCAGCCGCCAGATTCGCCAGCTGGAGGAGGCGCTCGGCGTGGCGCTGTTCGAGCGCCGCAACCGGGCCGTGTTCCTGACCGAGGCGGGGCACATCCTGCATGCCGCCGCCACGCAGTCGCTCGAAGTGCTGGGCGCGGCCGCGCAGCGCATCCGCGCGCATGGGCAGCCCAGGGCGCTGGTGTTGTCGTGCGAGCCCACCATCGCCATGCGCTGGCTGATTCCCCGCCTGCCGCGCTTTACCGAGGCGCATCCGGAGGTGACGCTGCACCTGATGGCCGCCGGTGGTCCGGTGGACTTCGCGCGCAGCGGCGTGGACCTGGCGCTGCGCCGCAACGATTTTCATGTGGGGCCGGAGCTGCATGCGCATGAGGTTGCCGAGGAATGGGTGGGCGTGGTCTGCCGCGCCGGGGCCAGCGCCGGGGCGTCGTCCCACCGGTTGCATACACGCTCGCGCCCGGATGCCTGGCAGCGCTGGGCCAAGGCCGCCGGCGGCGCGCAGCGCTTTGGCGCGGATGCCTGGTACGAGCATTTCTACCTGACCATCCAGGCCGCTGCGGCCGGGCTTGGCTGCGCGATCGCGTCGCGCCTGATGGTGGCCGACGAACTCGCCGACGGCCGCATCGCCGCGCCGCGGGGCTTCGTGCGCGACGGATCTTGCTATCAGTTGCTCTCGCCAGTGGCGTTCGAGCACGATGCACGGCGTCGCGCGGTCAGGGACTGGCTATGCCAGGAGGCGCAAGCATCGCTTGGCGCGGATCCGGCCCAGGTGGCCGCATCGCCACATACAGCGCGCGCGGCCAAGGGTGCGGCAAAACGTGGCGGGCGCAAAGACGGCAAATGA
- a CDS encoding flagellar brake protein produces the protein MSLQDSPEQSELDASALPDDRYRLTHSSQIGTVLRDLAWQKCILNVRARSAHEMVTSVLHVDPASRTFVFDWCSTEPERQALLASNENAFSASLRGVPVNFLIGTPEITQYKGGPAFSAPFPEKLYHFQRRRHFRARTLVTKGYVCTIKMSDGTVLKLDIADLSLSGVGLRSKTVDATQLPVGTTISGVHLDFGALGKLDLSLQVVGHWLAGRDDSAIHHFGCAFSNLDGRMENFLQRLVFALELASRG, from the coding sequence ATGAGTCTCCAAGATTCCCCGGAGCAATCCGAGCTTGACGCCAGCGCGTTGCCAGACGACCGCTATCGCCTTACCCATTCCTCGCAGATTGGCACCGTGCTGCGCGACCTCGCCTGGCAGAAGTGCATCCTGAACGTGCGCGCGCGTTCCGCCCACGAGATGGTCACGTCCGTGCTGCATGTGGATCCGGCCAGCCGCACCTTTGTTTTCGACTGGTGCTCCACCGAGCCCGAGCGGCAGGCGCTGCTGGCTTCCAACGAGAATGCCTTCTCGGCATCGCTGCGCGGGGTGCCCGTGAACTTCTTGATCGGCACCCCCGAGATCACTCAGTACAAGGGTGGCCCGGCATTTTCCGCGCCGTTCCCGGAGAAGCTCTATCACTTCCAGCGCCGCCGTCATTTCCGCGCACGCACGCTGGTCACCAAGGGCTACGTCTGCACCATCAAGATGAGCGACGGCACCGTGCTCAAGCTCGATATTGCAGATCTCTCGCTCTCGGGTGTCGGGTTGCGCTCCAAGACCGTGGACGCCACGCAACTGCCGGTGGGCACCACCATCTCCGGCGTGCATCTGGATTTTGGTGCGCTGGGCAAGCTGGACCTGAGCCTGCAAGTGGTGGGCCACTGGCTGGCCGGGCGCGATGACAGCGCCATCCACCATTTCGGCTGTGCGTTCTCCAACCTTGACGGCCGCATGGAGAATTTCCTGCAGCGCCTGGTGTTTGCGCTGGAGCTTGCCAGCCGCGGCTAA
- a CDS encoding diguanylate cyclase, translating into MAQSTLNPLAGKGMRFVRRVYAMRAIGLAIGFFAVAAAMLEAGAPRWLLALVFLHGFVWPHVAVWRSRHSEVPFRAEIHNMMIDAVLGGIWAAAMKFNLLPSVLILSMMSMNNVAAGGTRLLLHGLGWHLAGALAGIVAFGAAWHPEANLTTIVASLPMLVLYPLALGRTTYSISRRLAAHGKAIEANSRLDGLTGVLNRGYWEAMLAAEFQACKTGRRSTASLVLLDIDHFKQLNDTHGHLAGDEALKAFAALVVRHAAQHGPAGRGEARQCLVGRYGGEEFGVLLSGASLTQAVEMAERLSRSLQPGAACGVGIAALRGHTASLGVAAFDAGMAGHHEWLAHTDRALYEAKRAGRNRIRVSAG; encoded by the coding sequence ATGGCGCAAAGCACCCTTAACCCGCTGGCAGGCAAGGGCATGCGCTTTGTCCGGCGGGTCTACGCCATGCGCGCCATCGGGCTGGCGATCGGGTTCTTTGCGGTGGCGGCGGCCATGCTGGAAGCGGGTGCGCCGCGCTGGCTGCTGGCGCTGGTCTTCCTGCACGGCTTTGTCTGGCCGCACGTCGCTGTCTGGCGCTCAAGGCACAGCGAGGTGCCGTTCCGGGCGGAAATCCACAACATGATGATCGATGCCGTGCTCGGTGGCATCTGGGCCGCGGCCATGAAATTCAACCTGCTGCCGAGCGTGCTGATCCTGTCGATGATGAGCATGAACAATGTGGCGGCGGGCGGCACGCGCCTGCTGCTGCATGGCCTGGGGTGGCACCTGGCGGGGGCACTGGCGGGTATCGTGGCCTTCGGCGCCGCCTGGCATCCGGAAGCCAACCTCACCACCATCGTCGCCAGCCTGCCGATGCTGGTGCTCTACCCGCTGGCGCTGGGGCGCACCACCTACAGCATCTCCCGCCGGCTGGCCGCGCACGGCAAGGCGATCGAGGCCAACAGCCGCCTGGACGGCCTCACCGGCGTGCTCAACCGGGGCTATTGGGAGGCCATGCTGGCCGCGGAGTTCCAGGCCTGCAAGACCGGGCGGCGTAGCACCGCCAGCCTGGTGCTGCTCGACATCGACCATTTCAAGCAGCTCAACGACACCCATGGCCACCTGGCCGGCGACGAAGCGCTCAAGGCCTTTGCCGCGCTGGTGGTACGGCACGCCGCGCAGCACGGCCCGGCTGGCCGCGGTGAAGCGCGGCAATGCCTGGTGGGACGATACGGCGGCGAGGAGTTTGGCGTGCTGCTCAGTGGCGCGAGCCTGACGCAGGCGGTGGAGATGGCCGAGCGTCTGTCGCGCTCGCTGCAGCCGGGCGCCGCTTGCGGGGTGGGCATTGCCGCGCTGCGCGGCCACACCGCCAGCCTTGGCGTAGCCGCCTTTGATGCCGGCATGGCGGGCCACCACGAATGGCTGGCGCACACCGACCGCGCGCTTTACGAAGCCAAGCGGGCCGGCCGCAACCGGATCCGCGTCAGCGCGGGTTGA
- a CDS encoding IclR family transcriptional regulator domain-containing protein translates to MDAPNPSSPGQATAATVRVARPQADLLNSFAGDPNFMLSLARGLSVLEAFSERKRPLTISQVAQRTQLSRASVRRCLYTLEQLGYVSQQGGQFALRPRVLHLGHAYFSSTSLVSLAQPILDALSTRIQQTSALAILDDTDILYLVRSEVQRVLTYSLGMGSRLPAYCTSIGRMLLAHLAEPALEDFFDRVDLRPRTLQTKISRRELEASFAHARELDYVLIDEELEPGLRAIAVPVRGISGSVMAGISVSVRAAQVSEAEMISRLLPPMREAAVAIGKLIAA, encoded by the coding sequence ATGGACGCCCCCAATCCCAGCAGCCCTGGCCAGGCAACGGCCGCCACTGTCCGCGTCGCCCGCCCCCAGGCCGACCTTCTCAACAGTTTTGCCGGCGACCCAAATTTCATGCTGTCGCTAGCGCGCGGCTTGAGCGTGCTCGAAGCCTTCTCCGAGCGTAAGCGCCCGCTCACCATTTCCCAGGTGGCGCAGCGCACCCAGCTCTCGCGCGCATCGGTACGGCGCTGCCTGTACACGCTGGAGCAGCTTGGCTACGTCAGCCAACAAGGCGGCCAGTTCGCGCTGCGCCCGCGCGTGCTGCACCTGGGCCATGCCTATTTCTCGTCGACGTCGCTGGTGTCGCTGGCCCAGCCGATCCTCGACGCGCTGAGCACGCGCATCCAGCAGACCTCGGCACTGGCTATCCTGGACGACACCGACATCCTTTACCTGGTGCGCTCGGAGGTGCAGCGGGTGCTCACTTATTCGCTCGGCATGGGCAGCCGGCTGCCGGCGTACTGCACGTCGATCGGCCGCATGCTGCTGGCCCACCTGGCCGAGCCGGCGCTGGAAGATTTCTTCGATCGCGTCGACCTGCGCCCGCGCACGCTACAGACCAAGATCTCGCGGCGCGAGCTGGAGGCCAGCTTTGCGCATGCGCGCGAACTGGACTATGTGCTGATCGACGAAGAACTGGAGCCCGGCCTGCGCGCCATCGCGGTGCCGGTGCGCGGCATCTCGGGCAGCGTCATGGCGGGCATCAGCGTCAGCGTGCGCGCGGCGCAGGTATCGGAAGCAGAGATGATCTCTCGCCTGCTGCCGCCGATGCGCGAAGCGGCAGTGGCGATCGGCAAGCTGATCGCCGCCTGA
- a CDS encoding IclR family transcriptional regulator, with amino-acid sequence MSGVLRTLGILEYLCTQVEAVPLAAIADDLDIPRSACHRLLVDLKNAGYVRQLRDHGDYILTTKLVGMGLGFLATSGIVDIAQARLDRLADTSGELVRLAIVDGDRLTWVAKAQGALRGLRYDPDMGMDTILSCSATGHAWMQTMTDERALELVSRQGFGQPNQYGPNAPTTIKALLGFIHRARERGYATINEVFAPAMTAMAAPVQRRGGYPAIGVISIAGPLSRLTEQRMKALGPALLAAAAELALASSASALFNRAV; translated from the coding sequence ATGTCAGGCGTACTACGCACACTAGGCATCCTCGAATACCTTTGCACCCAGGTCGAGGCCGTGCCGCTCGCCGCCATCGCCGACGATCTCGACATCCCCCGCAGCGCGTGCCACCGCCTGCTGGTCGACCTCAAGAATGCGGGCTATGTACGCCAGTTGCGGGACCATGGCGACTACATCCTGACAACCAAGCTGGTGGGAATGGGGCTGGGCTTTCTGGCAACGTCCGGCATCGTGGACATCGCGCAGGCCAGGCTGGACCGGCTGGCGGATACGTCGGGCGAGCTGGTGCGCCTGGCCATTGTCGACGGGGATCGCCTGACCTGGGTGGCCAAGGCGCAAGGCGCGCTGCGGGGACTGCGCTATGACCCCGATATGGGCATGGACACGATTCTTTCGTGCAGCGCGACGGGGCACGCGTGGATGCAGACCATGACGGATGAACGCGCCCTGGAGCTGGTGTCGCGGCAAGGGTTCGGGCAGCCGAATCAGTACGGCCCCAATGCACCCACCACCATCAAGGCCCTGCTGGGCTTCATCCACCGGGCGCGGGAGCGCGGCTATGCCACGATCAATGAAGTCTTTGCGCCGGCCATGACGGCCATGGCGGCCCCCGTGCAGCGCCGTGGGGGCTATCCGGCAATCGGCGTGATCAGCATTGCGGGCCCGCTGAGCCGGCTGACCGAGCAGCGCATGAAGGCGCTGGGCCCGGCGCTACTTGCCGCCGCCGCGGAACTGGCGCTGGCAAGCTCGGCCTCGGCGCTGTTCAACCGGGCAGTGTAA
- a CDS encoding MFS transporter, giving the protein MTAETQRPANAAMRTRAVAAATIGTALEWFDFTLYGALAATILPKLFFPAMEPTSALLASLATFGVGLAARPLGAIICGHLGDKLGRRNLLLGTVTIMGLSSVLMGLLPTYSQIGVWAPVLLVLLRILQGFALGGESTGAQLMAIEHASPDRRGKYSGLLGLCSPLSQILANGVLLLLASTMSAESFDAYGWRVPFLLSFILVIVGVYIRLKVSETPAFVELRKSQVAEVGNPLRDALRLHGKTVLRWMLFFCGPAAIFYLIVVFSLSYITKTLAVPKQTGFLLLMGANVCAIVGALAGGMLSDKIGRKKALAIGSVATLLILFVYFQILDTKSFLPMLAIMGLFLGFTQFQSGIQPVAFAEAFPTNVRYSGSALAYTGANLIAGGPMPVVAVWLLQVCNGSPWGVVAVCVVFNLISLAMILTAPETRGIDMNRSDAPGVLAEGARFMPIGTRKSH; this is encoded by the coding sequence ATGACTGCAGAGACACAACGCCCGGCCAATGCAGCGATGCGCACGCGCGCCGTGGCGGCCGCCACCATCGGCACCGCACTGGAGTGGTTCGACTTTACGCTTTACGGGGCATTGGCGGCCACCATCCTGCCCAAGCTGTTTTTCCCGGCCATGGAGCCAACATCCGCGCTGCTGGCATCGCTGGCCACCTTCGGCGTTGGCCTGGCGGCACGGCCTCTCGGTGCCATCATTTGCGGCCACCTTGGCGACAAGCTCGGGCGCCGCAACCTGCTGCTGGGCACGGTCACGATCATGGGGCTGTCCTCGGTGTTGATGGGTTTGCTTCCCACCTACTCGCAGATCGGCGTCTGGGCGCCGGTGCTGCTGGTGCTGTTGCGCATCCTGCAGGGCTTCGCGCTCGGGGGCGAATCGACCGGCGCGCAACTCATGGCCATCGAGCACGCCAGCCCGGACCGGCGCGGCAAGTACTCCGGCCTGCTGGGCCTTTGCTCTCCGCTGAGCCAGATACTTGCCAATGGCGTGCTGTTGCTGCTTGCCTCCACGATGTCAGCGGAATCGTTCGACGCCTACGGATGGCGGGTGCCGTTCCTGCTGAGCTTCATCCTGGTGATCGTCGGCGTGTATATCCGCCTGAAGGTCAGTGAAACGCCGGCATTCGTCGAGCTGCGCAAGAGCCAGGTGGCGGAGGTGGGCAACCCGCTGCGCGATGCATTGCGCCTGCACGGCAAAACGGTGTTGCGCTGGATGCTGTTTTTTTGCGGCCCGGCGGCGATCTTCTACCTTATCGTGGTGTTCTCGCTGAGCTACATCACCAAGACGCTTGCAGTGCCGAAGCAGACCGGCTTTCTGCTGCTGATGGGCGCCAATGTCTGCGCTATCGTCGGCGCGCTGGCGGGTGGCATGCTCAGCGACAAGATCGGCCGCAAGAAGGCGCTGGCCATTGGCTCCGTCGCAACGCTGCTGATCCTGTTCGTCTACTTCCAGATCCTCGACACCAAGAGCTTCCTGCCGATGCTCGCCATCATGGGCCTGTTCCTGGGCTTCACCCAGTTCCAGAGCGGCATCCAGCCGGTCGCCTTCGCCGAAGCGTTTCCGACCAATGTCCGCTATTCGGGATCGGCGCTTGCGTACACCGGCGCAAACCTGATTGCCGGCGGGCCGATGCCCGTGGTCGCGGTGTGGCTGCTGCAGGTTTGCAACGGCTCGCCGTGGGGCGTGGTCGCCGTCTGTGTCGTGTTCAACCTGATCTCGCTGGCCATGATCCTGACGGCGCCCGAGACGCGTGGCATCGACATGAACCGTTCCGATGCACCCGGCGTCCTCGCCGAGGGCGCTCGGTTCATGCCGATCGGCACGCGCAAATCTCACTAA
- a CDS encoding type II 3-dehydroquinate dehydratase, with the protein MTELVYVLNGSNLNMLGKREPHLYGTTTLAEVQQRVAALADELRIACDFRQTNSEATMVDWLQEAFEKNAGVIINPAGFSFASIPVLDAVKLIQRPVIELHITNIHAREETHRHSLISRAATGVICGLGVAGYTLALRAMADALRS; encoded by the coding sequence ATGACCGAACTCGTCTATGTCCTGAACGGCTCCAACCTCAACATGCTGGGCAAGCGCGAGCCGCATCTGTATGGCACGACCACGCTTGCCGAGGTCCAGCAGCGGGTTGCGGCGCTGGCGGATGAACTGCGGATCGCGTGCGATTTTCGCCAGACCAACAGCGAAGCCACGATGGTGGACTGGCTGCAGGAAGCGTTCGAGAAGAACGCGGGCGTGATCATCAATCCGGCTGGCTTTTCCTTCGCCTCCATCCCCGTGCTGGACGCCGTCAAGCTGATCCAGCGTCCGGTGATCGAGCTGCACATCACCAATATCCATGCGCGCGAGGAGACCCATCGCCATTCGCTGATCTCGCGCGCGGCCACTGGCGTGATCTGCGGGCTTGGCGTTGCCGGCTACACGTTGGCGCTGCGCGCCATGGCCGACGCCTTGCGCAGCTAG
- a CDS encoding cupin domain-containing protein produces MPAQPDSPHQDQDKDQLIQRFGLQPHPEGGYYRETHRDAVRVSRVSHVSREGAGNPATHAASTAIYYLLCDSAYSAWHRIRSDEVWHFYAGCPLNVHVLEQDGSLTTHRLGNALADDNAVFQAVVRAGCWFAAERSDPDGFSLVGCTVAPGFEFSEFELADADSLLASHPRHAALIARLAPAPKR; encoded by the coding sequence ATGCCTGCCCAACCTGACTCGCCACACCAAGACCAAGACAAAGACCAGTTGATCCAGCGCTTCGGCCTGCAGCCGCATCCGGAAGGCGGCTATTACCGCGAGACCCATCGCGACGCCGTGCGTGTGTCGCGGGTGTCCCATGTGTCGCGTGAAGGGGCCGGCAATCCCGCCACACATGCCGCCTCCACCGCGATCTACTACCTGCTGTGCGACAGCGCTTACTCCGCCTGGCACCGCATCCGCTCCGACGAAGTGTGGCACTTCTACGCGGGCTGCCCGCTTAACGTGCATGTGCTGGAGCAAGACGGCAGCCTCACCACGCACCGGCTGGGCAATGCGCTCGCCGATGACAACGCGGTGTTCCAGGCCGTGGTCAGGGCTGGCTGCTGGTTCGCCGCCGAGCGCAGCGATCCGGATGGCTTCTCGCTGGTGGGCTGCACCGTGGCGCCGGGCTTTGAATTCAGCGAGTTCGAGCTGGCCGATGCCGACAGCCTGCTGGCATCGCACCCGCGCCATGCCGCGCTGATCGCACGTCTCGCCCCTGCGCCAAAACGCTGA
- a CDS encoding copper resistance protein CopQ yields the protein MTRHFFKLLMTSAALAGIAATAVPAQAAGPRDSAVSGDRYGYVFHASRFDVYSDGARLDPAAAPAAGANASRRSKPDPFSDGALKLAGMDRSGVSADPARTVDPFQDGAQKLAGMDRSGPSADPARQFDTYQDGAHA from the coding sequence ATGACCCGCCATTTCTTCAAGTTGTTGATGACTTCGGCCGCACTTGCCGGCATTGCCGCCACGGCGGTTCCGGCGCAGGCCGCTGGCCCCAGGGACAGTGCCGTGTCCGGGGACCGCTACGGCTACGTCTTCCATGCGTCGCGTTTCGATGTCTATAGCGATGGCGCGCGCCTGGACCCGGCCGCCGCGCCGGCAGCGGGCGCGAACGCCAGCCGCCGGAGCAAGCCGGATCCGTTCTCGGACGGTGCGCTAAAGCTGGCTGGGATGGATCGCAGCGGCGTTTCCGCGGACCCGGCGCGCACGGTGGATCCGTTCCAGGATGGCGCGCAGAAGCTGGCCGGCATGGATCGCAGTGGTCCTTCCGCGGATCCCGCGCGTCAGTTCGATACCTATCAGGACGGCGCGCATGCCTGA